The following proteins come from a genomic window of Trinickia caryophylli:
- a CDS encoding LysE family translocator produces the protein MTASAAVSAILFALWLGAMIPGPSFVIVARNAIGLSRNDGLATALGMGIGGMFFAGVALAGLYTLLQSVEWLYIGLKIAGGAYLILVASKIWRGAAHPIAMDGELSVRPRSARKSFWIGLSTQLSNPKTAIWYGSIFAALLPQHPPVWCYFALPPLVFGIEFGWYTIVALCFSSKGPREVYLRAKKWVDRIAASAISVLGLRLILTAPKVGL, from the coding sequence ATGACCGCATCAGCAGCCGTTTCCGCAATTCTTTTTGCACTGTGGCTCGGCGCAATGATCCCTGGCCCGAGTTTCGTTATCGTGGCGCGCAACGCAATCGGTTTGTCCCGCAACGATGGTCTTGCGACGGCGCTCGGCATGGGAATCGGTGGCATGTTTTTCGCGGGTGTTGCCCTGGCGGGCCTCTATACGCTGCTGCAGTCGGTCGAGTGGCTCTATATCGGCCTGAAGATCGCGGGCGGTGCCTATCTGATTCTCGTTGCGTCGAAGATCTGGCGCGGCGCCGCTCATCCGATCGCGATGGACGGCGAGCTTTCAGTTCGGCCCCGCAGCGCGCGTAAATCGTTTTGGATCGGGCTGAGCACCCAGCTCAGCAATCCGAAAACGGCGATCTGGTACGGCAGTATCTTCGCCGCGTTGCTGCCGCAGCACCCGCCCGTCTGGTGCTATTTCGCGCTGCCGCCGCTCGTCTTCGGTATCGAGTTCGGTTGGTACACCATCGTCGCGCTTTGCTTTTCGAGCAAAGGCCCGCGTGAAGTCTATCTGCGCGCGAAGAAATGGGTCGACCGGATCGCGGCCAGTGCCATTTCGGTGCTGGGTCTGAGACTGATTCTCACGGCTCCGAAAGTCGGCCTTTGA
- a CDS encoding methyl-accepting chemotaxis protein, producing MTHTQDKFLWLASPLLGCVAALACLALSSFSMGGAALGLALALAGVALGWRQRTADARIVRELQRYFESQRAFSADLAPVWARHIESSRSQMETAITALSGRFGGIASRLDTVLGASSGGAAGAPGGNDVYSASEHELQAVVQRLRAAVDSKAEMLGQVRQLHGFVDELRGMVEAIGLITQQTNLLAINAAIEAAHAGNVGRGFATVAQEVRALSRKSSETGANIAAKIETIRDAIVCACHAAERTAEHDTVAMSDSQRSIEQVLVRFRDFTSSLEASAELLRDESRSIKVEVYEALVQLQFQDRVSQIMQHVKANIERLPEVVDQHCAQYGQGAAPPPIEANVLLGELEKTYAMAEERALHQGDAKTSTQAAESNSDITFF from the coding sequence ATGACGCATACGCAAGATAAGTTTCTTTGGCTGGCAAGCCCGTTACTGGGCTGCGTGGCCGCGCTGGCTTGCCTGGCCCTATCGTCGTTCAGCATGGGCGGTGCGGCGCTGGGCCTGGCCCTCGCCCTCGCTGGCGTCGCGCTGGGTTGGCGACAGCGCACGGCCGACGCACGCATCGTGCGCGAGTTGCAGCGGTACTTCGAGAGTCAGCGCGCCTTCAGCGCGGATCTTGCGCCCGTCTGGGCGCGGCACATCGAATCCTCGCGCTCGCAAATGGAAACCGCGATTACGGCGCTGAGCGGCCGGTTTGGCGGCATCGCCTCGCGGCTCGATACCGTGCTGGGTGCTTCCTCCGGCGGCGCTGCCGGCGCGCCGGGCGGCAATGACGTTTATTCGGCCAGCGAACACGAACTGCAGGCCGTCGTTCAACGGCTGCGCGCCGCGGTAGACAGCAAAGCGGAAATGCTCGGCCAGGTGCGCCAACTGCACGGCTTCGTCGACGAATTGCGCGGCATGGTCGAGGCGATCGGGCTCATCACGCAACAGACGAATCTGCTCGCGATCAACGCGGCGATCGAGGCCGCACACGCAGGCAACGTCGGGCGCGGATTTGCCACCGTCGCGCAGGAGGTGCGCGCCCTGTCGCGCAAATCGAGCGAAACGGGAGCGAACATCGCCGCGAAGATCGAAACGATCCGTGACGCAATCGTTTGCGCGTGCCACGCCGCGGAGCGGACGGCCGAGCACGACACCGTTGCCATGTCCGATTCGCAGCGTTCCATCGAGCAGGTGCTCGTCCGATTCCGCGACTTCACTTCGTCGCTCGAAGCGTCCGCCGAATTACTGCGCGACGAGAGCCGCAGTATCAAAGTGGAAGTCTACGAGGCGCTCGTCCAACTGCAGTTCCAGGATCGCGTGAGTCAGATCATGCAGCACGTGAAGGCCAACATAGAACGTCTTCCCGAGGTGGTCGACCAACACTGCGCGCAATACGGTCAGGGCGCGGCGCCGCCGCCCATCGAGGCCAACGTACTGCTCGGCGAGCTGGAAAAGACATACGCCATGGCCGAAGAGCGGGCGCTGCATCAGGGCGACGCGAAAACCAGCACGCAAGCGGCTGAATCGAATTCCGACATTACTTTCTTTTGA
- a CDS encoding response regulator — protein MAKTILIVDDSASVRQVVGIALRGAGYEVIEGCDGKDALAKLQGQKVHLMISDLNMPNMDGIAFIKAVKQMPAYKFTPIVMLTTESQDAKKREGQLAGAKAWVVKPFQPPQLLAAVEKLVLP, from the coding sequence ATGGCAAAGACCATCTTGATCGTCGACGATTCGGCATCGGTGCGGCAGGTCGTGGGCATCGCGCTTCGCGGCGCGGGCTACGAAGTCATCGAAGGATGCGACGGCAAGGATGCGCTGGCGAAACTGCAGGGACAAAAGGTCCATCTGATGATCAGCGATCTGAACATGCCGAACATGGACGGCATTGCCTTCATCAAGGCCGTCAAACAGATGCCCGCCTACAAGTTCACGCCGATCGTGATGCTGACGACGGAAAGTCAGGACGCGAAGAAACGCGAAGGGCAGTTGGCGGGTGCAAAGGCGTGGGTCGTCAAACCGTTCCAGCCGCCCCAACTGCTCGCCGCTGTGGAAAAGCTGGTGTTACCTTGA
- a CDS encoding LysR family transcriptional regulator — translation MDNLNGIVAFVRTAETLSFVAAARKLGISASAVGKTIAKLERSLGVRLFHRTTRRVTLTEEGRHFHERCQRILEELRDAEAALSEAAQTPRGRLRVSLPVIGYRFLLPVLPAFSARYPDVELDLDFNDRLVDVVESGFDAVIRSGLLPDSSLMSRRLGPFRFVLCASPEYVARYGLPRAVGDLPKHRCVRYRFPTTGKLQPWALERDGSEPPNLRAAMVCNNMEALRGAVIAGFGIGFMPDFLAREALESGALVTVLEQHPIAPGQFSILWPSNRQLTPKLRVFVDFMCEHLFRDA, via the coding sequence ATGGACAATTTGAACGGCATCGTTGCATTCGTGCGCACAGCGGAAACGCTCAGCTTCGTGGCGGCCGCGCGCAAGCTCGGCATTTCGGCCTCCGCGGTCGGCAAGACGATTGCGAAACTGGAGCGCTCGCTCGGCGTGCGGCTCTTTCACCGGACTACCCGCCGCGTCACGCTCACGGAAGAGGGGCGGCATTTTCACGAGCGCTGCCAGCGCATACTCGAGGAATTGCGCGACGCGGAGGCTGCGCTTTCGGAGGCCGCGCAGACGCCGCGCGGGCGTTTGCGCGTGAGCCTGCCCGTGATCGGCTATCGCTTCTTGCTGCCGGTGTTGCCCGCGTTCAGCGCACGCTATCCGGACGTCGAACTCGATCTCGACTTCAATGACCGGCTCGTCGACGTCGTCGAAAGCGGCTTCGACGCGGTGATCCGCAGCGGCTTGCTGCCGGATTCGAGCCTCATGTCGCGCCGGCTCGGGCCGTTTCGATTCGTTCTTTGCGCGTCGCCCGAGTACGTGGCGCGCTACGGGCTGCCTCGGGCGGTCGGGGATCTGCCGAAACATCGTTGTGTGCGCTACCGTTTCCCGACCACCGGGAAGCTTCAACCATGGGCACTCGAGCGCGACGGTAGCGAGCCGCCGAACCTGCGCGCGGCGATGGTCTGCAACAACATGGAGGCGCTGCGCGGGGCGGTGATCGCGGGATTCGGAATCGGCTTCATGCCGGACTTCCTTGCGCGCGAGGCGCTCGAGAGCGGCGCGCTCGTGACGGTGCTCGAGCAGCATCCGATCGCGCCGGGCCAGTTTTCGATTCTATGGCCGTCGAACCGGCAGTTGACGCCCAAGTTGCGCGTGTTCGTCGACTTCATGTGCGAGCATTTATTCCGTGACGCCTGA
- a CDS encoding coniferyl-alcohol dehydrogenase, giving the protein MKLNDKTIVVTGASSGIGAETARLLRFHGARVIGVDRNAPGISLDGHVQADLSTMEGIDKAVAQLPAQIDGLCNIAGVPGTASVELVARVNYLGLRQLTECVLPRMPEGGAIVNVASILGAEWPQRIDLHKSLAETRGFEAGEAWLKGHPVPQATCYQYFKEALIVWTLTQAQKLFLQRAVRMNCVAPGPVFTPILGDFVAMLGAERVEKDAHRMKRPAYPDEIAPVIALLCADETRWVNGVNVPVDGGLASTYY; this is encoded by the coding sequence ATGAAACTGAACGACAAGACCATCGTCGTGACCGGTGCCTCGTCGGGCATCGGAGCCGAGACCGCGCGCCTGCTGCGCTTTCATGGCGCGCGTGTGATCGGTGTGGACCGCAACGCGCCGGGCATCAGCCTCGACGGCCATGTTCAGGCCGACCTTTCGACCATGGAAGGAATCGACAAGGCGGTCGCGCAGTTGCCGGCGCAAATCGACGGGTTGTGCAACATCGCCGGCGTGCCGGGCACGGCTTCGGTGGAACTCGTCGCGCGCGTCAACTATCTCGGCTTGCGGCAGTTGACGGAGTGCGTGTTGCCGCGCATGCCCGAGGGCGGTGCCATCGTCAACGTGGCATCGATCCTCGGCGCCGAGTGGCCTCAGCGCATCGACCTGCATAAGTCACTGGCCGAAACGCGCGGCTTCGAGGCTGGGGAAGCGTGGCTGAAAGGGCACCCGGTACCGCAAGCGACCTGCTATCAGTACTTCAAGGAAGCCCTGATCGTCTGGACGCTGACGCAGGCGCAAAAGCTCTTCCTGCAACGTGCCGTGCGCATGAACTGCGTGGCACCGGGGCCGGTATTCACGCCAATCCTTGGCGACTTCGTCGCGATGCTCGGCGCCGAGCGGGTGGAGAAAGACGCGCACCGGATGAAGCGTCCCGCGTATCCGGACGAGATCGCACCGGTCATCGCGCTGTTGTGCGCCGACGAAACACGCTGGGTCAACGGCGTCAACGTGCCCGTCGACGGTGGGCTTGCCTCCACCTATTACTAG
- a CDS encoding MFS transporter translates to MDSTIPSDSTRRLVVLGAVCVAALALPLAFSGGAVATPAIARDLGGGPVAMNWITNAFMLAFGSLLMAAGTLADRFGRKRVFAWGVTGFTLSSLALGFAPSILAVDALRALQGVAAAAALAGGTAALAQEFEGAARTRAFSALGTTFGIGLAFGPLLAGGLIAHLGWRAIFATGALAGALSLAFGVPRMRESRDPHARRLDWAGTLTFTTALTCFTCAVIEAPSRGWTSPPVLALLAACILFGLAFVAVEMRATRPMLDLSLFRYPRFVGVQVLPVATCYCYVVLLVVLPLRFIGIDGHDEMHAGWLMLALSAPMLFVPFMAAALARRFSAGTISGIGLCIAAAALYMLGETLSAGVNSAALGAMVAIGAGAGLPWGLMDGLSVSVVPKSRAGMATGIFSTTRVAGEGIALAVVSAVLAAFVQAHLHGQCPEIPSAALADASARLATGDLAHAAANLPNTARAALLASYQASFEMLLRALSIITLLCALAVFAFLSRVRAHDASESAIGDNRVKGSQ, encoded by the coding sequence ATGGATTCGACCATTCCTTCCGATTCGACGCGGCGGCTCGTCGTACTCGGCGCCGTGTGCGTGGCCGCGCTCGCGCTGCCGCTGGCGTTTTCGGGCGGCGCCGTGGCGACGCCCGCAATCGCACGCGATCTCGGCGGCGGGCCCGTAGCGATGAACTGGATCACGAATGCATTCATGCTTGCATTCGGAAGCCTGCTGATGGCGGCGGGCACGCTTGCCGACCGCTTCGGCCGAAAGCGCGTTTTCGCGTGGGGCGTGACGGGATTTACATTGAGTTCGCTCGCTCTCGGCTTCGCGCCGTCGATCCTGGCCGTCGACGCATTACGTGCGCTTCAGGGCGTAGCCGCCGCTGCGGCGCTCGCGGGCGGCACGGCCGCACTTGCGCAGGAATTCGAGGGCGCCGCACGTACCCGCGCGTTCAGCGCGCTCGGCACCACGTTCGGGATCGGGCTCGCGTTTGGCCCCTTGCTGGCCGGCGGGCTCATCGCCCATCTGGGCTGGCGCGCGATCTTTGCAACGGGTGCGCTCGCCGGGGCGCTCTCGCTTGCGTTCGGCGTGCCACGCATGCGCGAATCGCGCGATCCCCATGCCCGCCGCCTGGATTGGGCGGGCACGCTGACATTCACGACCGCGCTCACCTGCTTCACGTGCGCCGTCATCGAGGCGCCATCGCGCGGGTGGACTTCGCCCCCCGTACTCGCCCTGCTCGCAGCATGCATACTGTTCGGGCTTGCCTTCGTCGCCGTGGAAATGCGCGCGACGCGGCCCATGCTCGATCTTTCGCTGTTCCGTTATCCGCGTTTCGTCGGCGTGCAGGTATTGCCTGTCGCGACCTGTTATTGCTATGTCGTCCTGCTCGTGGTACTGCCGCTGCGCTTTATCGGCATCGACGGCCACGACGAAATGCACGCAGGGTGGCTGATGCTCGCGCTTTCGGCGCCCATGCTTTTCGTCCCTTTCATGGCAGCCGCACTCGCGCGCCGGTTCTCGGCGGGCACGATCTCGGGAATCGGGCTGTGCATCGCTGCGGCGGCGCTCTACATGCTCGGTGAAACACTGAGCGCCGGCGTAAACTCGGCCGCGCTCGGTGCAATGGTCGCCATCGGGGCGGGCGCGGGTCTGCCGTGGGGTCTCATGGACGGGCTATCGGTCAGCGTCGTGCCGAAATCGCGGGCCGGCATGGCTACCGGCATATTCAGCACCACGCGCGTAGCCGGAGAGGGTATCGCGCTGGCGGTCGTGAGCGCCGTTCTGGCCGCATTCGTACAGGCCCACTTGCATGGGCAGTGCCCGGAGATTCCGTCGGCCGCGCTCGCCGATGCTTCCGCGCGGCTGGCAACGGGCGATCTCGCGCATGCAGCGGCGAATTTGCCGAATACGGCGCGCGCGGCGCTGCTGGCCAGTTATCAGGCATCGTTTGAAATGCTGCTGCGGGCGCTATCGATCATTACCCTGTTGTGTGCGCTTGCCGTGTTCGCGTTCTTGAGCCGCGTTCGGGCGCACGACGCATCGGAATCCGCCATAGGCGATAACCGGGTTAAAGGCTCGCAATAA
- a CDS encoding sigma-54-dependent Fis family transcriptional regulator, whose product MAQLPRISLADVARIAGTVLCPAGSDRWSADSQPTLADISECVYFSPGDGRIWLNDQRMLLLHSRAMGTLRRELIDSLGIDKARGLLTRSGYVSGAHDARLVRERWSDADPSAIFVAGTRLHTLEGVVKVVPVSFSYNPESGRYRGEFLWHNSSEDDEHLDAYGVGTSPACWLELGYAIGYVSTLLGHLVIFREVECRSMGAAVCRVIGQSAELWDDASEDLRYLNAQDFVGSGMLAASVPVATAPGVGPEPAPGPSDGARSAQEERGANESSGPALVGASSAFNAACHLLRRVAPTDATVLFTGESGVGKERFARMLHQISRRQDKPFVAINCAAIPETLVEAELFGVERGAYTGATHSRAGRFELAHEGTLFLDEIGTLSLVAQGKLLRALQEGELERVGSSATRRVNTRAVAATNEDLLQAVREGRFRQDLFFRLNVFPIHLPPLRERRDDIPLLMSHFLKTYAHKHGLAVRGFTPRAIKALLNYSFPGNIRELQNLVERGVILAQEGLLDLSHMFISGETLDQEVLSLAIAGEVGTLAREEGRDEGLEAAAPPSKTLLDLVSAWSQRQHGSVASLPVLEQTLLEEAVERAGGNLSSAARALGITRAQLAYRLQRRAAGNGDH is encoded by the coding sequence ATGGCGCAGTTGCCCCGTATTTCCCTCGCCGATGTGGCGCGCATCGCCGGGACCGTGCTCTGCCCCGCCGGCAGCGACCGCTGGAGTGCCGATTCGCAGCCCACGTTGGCCGACATCAGCGAATGCGTGTACTTCTCGCCGGGCGACGGCCGCATTTGGCTGAACGATCAGCGCATGCTGTTGCTGCACAGCCGGGCGATGGGGACGCTGCGCCGCGAACTGATCGACAGCCTCGGCATCGACAAAGCGCGCGGGCTGCTCACGCGCTCCGGCTATGTATCGGGCGCGCACGATGCGCGGCTCGTGCGGGAACGCTGGTCCGATGCCGATCCGTCGGCAATCTTCGTTGCCGGCACGCGGCTGCATACGCTCGAAGGCGTGGTGAAGGTCGTGCCGGTCAGCTTCAGCTACAACCCCGAAAGCGGCCGCTATCGCGGCGAGTTCCTATGGCACAACTCCAGCGAGGACGACGAACATCTCGATGCCTACGGTGTAGGCACTTCGCCGGCTTGCTGGCTGGAACTCGGCTACGCGATCGGCTACGTGAGCACGCTGCTCGGGCATCTGGTGATCTTTCGGGAAGTGGAATGTCGATCGATGGGCGCGGCGGTGTGCCGGGTGATCGGCCAATCGGCGGAGCTGTGGGACGACGCGAGCGAAGACCTGCGCTACCTGAACGCGCAGGACTTCGTCGGCTCCGGCATGCTCGCCGCAAGCGTACCTGTCGCGACGGCGCCAGGAGTCGGTCCGGAACCGGCGCCGGGGCCAAGCGATGGGGCGAGGTCTGCGCAGGAGGAACGCGGAGCGAACGAGTCATCCGGGCCGGCACTCGTCGGTGCCTCTTCCGCGTTCAATGCGGCGTGCCACCTGCTGCGGCGCGTAGCCCCGACCGATGCCACGGTGCTGTTCACGGGCGAGTCGGGCGTCGGCAAGGAGCGCTTCGCGCGCATGCTGCATCAGATCAGCCGGCGCCAGGATAAACCGTTCGTCGCCATCAATTGCGCGGCCATTCCGGAAACGCTGGTGGAGGCCGAGCTGTTCGGCGTGGAGCGCGGCGCGTATACGGGCGCCACGCATTCGCGCGCGGGGCGCTTCGAACTGGCGCACGAGGGTACGCTCTTTCTCGACGAGATCGGCACCTTGAGTCTCGTGGCGCAGGGCAAGCTCTTGCGCGCACTGCAGGAAGGGGAACTCGAGCGCGTGGGATCGAGCGCGACACGGCGCGTCAATACGCGCGCGGTGGCCGCCACCAATGAGGACTTGCTGCAGGCCGTGCGCGAGGGGCGCTTTCGTCAGGATCTCTTTTTCAGGCTCAACGTATTTCCGATCCACTTGCCGCCGCTGCGCGAGCGCCGCGACGATATCCCGCTCCTGATGAGCCATTTTCTGAAGACGTATGCGCACAAACATGGCCTTGCGGTGCGCGGGTTCACTCCGCGCGCGATCAAAGCGCTGCTCAATTACAGCTTCCCGGGCAACATCCGCGAACTGCAGAATCTGGTGGAGCGCGGCGTAATCCTCGCGCAGGAAGGACTGCTCGATCTCTCGCACATGTTCATCAGTGGGGAAACGCTCGACCAGGAAGTGTTGTCGTTGGCCATCGCCGGTGAAGTGGGAACGCTCGCCCGCGAAGAGGGACGCGACGAGGGACTGGAAGCCGCGGCGCCGCCATCGAAAACGCTGCTGGATCTGGTGAGCGCGTGGAGCCAGCGGCAGCACGGCAGCGTGGCATCGCTGCCGGTACTCGAACAAACGCTATTGGAGGAAGCCGTCGAGCGCGCCGGCGGAAATCTGTCGTCGGCTGCGCGCGCGCTGGGTATCACACGCGCGCAGTTGGCTTACCGATTACAACGGCGAGCAGCGGGAAACGGTGACCATTGA
- a CDS encoding SphA family protein, whose protein sequence is MKIDRIKCIKHIRTLLLASCVAAACQTARAFDEPSVNMGGTSFFDGAPLPGGPGFYMIEYLTYYSASKLMDNGGNQSAFPPKQKFDLFVPVTQFLYVPQGAKWGNKQLGFQLLVPWVASAHVDDGMGNSVLKGTRGIGDVTVGVSLQFDPIMGAQGPLFSQRFELQVIAPTGRYDRTASVSPGSNFWSLDPYWAFTFWATPKLSLSGRFNYLWNARNSEPNAAFGTEATSTQAGQALHANVALEYEFKKGLVAGLSGYWLRQITDTKVNGTEVPGRREQVVGLGPAAMVALSPKDFLFVNYYREFAVRNRTEGNKFQIRYDHHF, encoded by the coding sequence GTGAAGATCGACCGTATCAAGTGCATCAAGCACATCAGGACGCTGCTGCTCGCGAGCTGCGTCGCTGCTGCTTGTCAGACCGCCCGGGCCTTCGATGAGCCGTCCGTCAACATGGGCGGCACGAGCTTTTTCGATGGCGCTCCGCTGCCCGGCGGCCCGGGTTTCTACATGATCGAATACCTGACTTATTATTCGGCCAGCAAGTTGATGGACAACGGCGGCAATCAGTCGGCTTTTCCGCCGAAGCAAAAATTCGATCTGTTCGTCCCGGTCACTCAATTCCTCTATGTGCCGCAGGGCGCCAAGTGGGGCAACAAGCAGCTTGGTTTTCAGTTGCTCGTGCCGTGGGTGGCGTCGGCTCATGTCGATGACGGGATGGGCAACAGCGTGTTGAAAGGCACCCGGGGCATCGGTGACGTAACCGTGGGTGTCTCGCTGCAGTTCGATCCGATCATGGGCGCGCAGGGGCCGCTGTTTTCGCAGCGCTTCGAATTACAGGTGATCGCGCCTACGGGGCGTTACGACCGGACGGCCTCTGTCAGCCCGGGCAGCAACTTCTGGTCGCTCGATCCCTACTGGGCCTTCACCTTCTGGGCCACGCCGAAGCTGAGCCTCAGCGGCCGCTTCAACTATTTGTGGAATGCGCGAAACAGCGAGCCGAACGCCGCCTTCGGCACCGAAGCGACCTCCACTCAGGCGGGGCAGGCGCTGCACGCCAACGTGGCGCTCGAATACGAGTTCAAAAAGGGCCTCGTTGCGGGCCTGAGCGGCTATTGGCTCAGGCAGATCACCGACACGAAGGTGAACGGTACCGAGGTGCCGGGCCGGCGCGAGCAGGTGGTCGGGCTCGGACCCGCCGCCATGGTGGCCCTCTCGCCGAAGGACTTCCTGTTCGTCAATTACTACAGGGAGTTCGCGGTGCGCAATCGAACCGAGGGTAACAAGTTCCAGATCCGATACGACCATCATTTCTAA
- a CDS encoding benzaldehyde dehydrogenase, with the protein MNAPESMHFLDDAQWNGLLFLGEWVPPLRRQTVDVIEPATGHPLTCVGLAEAEDMSAAAQAAAAAQPAWVAMAPRDRAEVFRRAAALFSQHFDELSLAIARETGGVLFKGQHEVREAITLCHLAAGMPLDPQGQVLASPAGCLSYARRAPFGVVGVISPFNFPLILTLRSVAPALAAGNAVVVKPDLRTPVSGGYLIARIFAEAGLPAGLLHVLPGGAEAGEALVAHPRVPMIAFTGSPAVGRRIGELAGRHLKKVSLELGGANALIILDDADLDLAVSNAAWAAWLHQGQICMAANRILVHASLADELTARLVDKARHLPVGDGASGKAALGPLIDRKQLQRVHALVQDSVAAGARLLAGGTYERLFYRPTVLGGVRPGMRVFEEEVFGPVANIIVFHSDDEAVELANNSQGGLSAGVISASVGRAMALGQRLRVGMVHINDQTVNDDCVNPFGGPGIAGNGTSVGGPADWEEYTQWQWTTVKARAPQYPL; encoded by the coding sequence ATGAATGCCCCGGAATCAATGCACTTTCTGGACGACGCCCAGTGGAACGGTCTGCTGTTCCTGGGGGAGTGGGTACCGCCCTTGCGCCGGCAGACCGTGGACGTGATCGAACCCGCCACCGGCCACCCGCTGACCTGCGTGGGTCTGGCCGAGGCCGAGGACATGAGCGCCGCCGCGCAGGCAGCGGCAGCGGCTCAACCTGCGTGGGTGGCCATGGCGCCGCGCGATCGCGCCGAGGTGTTCCGCCGCGCCGCCGCGCTGTTCTCGCAGCACTTCGATGAACTGTCTCTTGCCATCGCGCGCGAAACCGGCGGCGTATTGTTCAAGGGGCAGCACGAGGTGCGGGAGGCGATCACGCTGTGCCACCTGGCGGCCGGCATGCCGCTGGACCCGCAAGGGCAGGTGTTGGCCAGCCCCGCAGGCTGCCTCAGCTACGCGCGCAGGGCGCCGTTCGGTGTGGTGGGTGTGATTTCGCCGTTCAATTTCCCGCTCATTCTGACGCTGCGCTCGGTGGCGCCAGCGCTCGCGGCCGGCAACGCCGTCGTGGTCAAGCCGGATCTGCGCACGCCGGTGTCCGGCGGCTATCTCATCGCCCGCATCTTCGCGGAAGCCGGCTTGCCGGCCGGGCTGCTGCACGTGCTGCCGGGCGGTGCCGAGGCGGGCGAGGCGCTCGTCGCGCATCCGCGGGTACCGATGATCGCGTTTACCGGCTCGCCGGCAGTCGGCCGCCGCATAGGCGAGTTGGCGGGCCGCCACCTGAAAAAAGTCTCGCTCGAATTGGGCGGCGCCAACGCGCTGATCATCCTCGACGACGCCGACCTTGATCTCGCCGTCAGCAACGCTGCCTGGGCCGCATGGCTGCACCAGGGGCAGATCTGCATGGCGGCCAACCGCATTCTCGTACACGCGTCGCTGGCGGACGAATTGACAGCACGGCTAGTCGACAAGGCGCGGCATCTTCCGGTGGGCGACGGCGCGAGCGGAAAAGCGGCGCTTGGGCCGCTGATCGATCGCAAGCAATTGCAGCGGGTACATGCGCTCGTGCAGGACAGCGTGGCCGCCGGGGCGCGACTGCTGGCGGGCGGCACGTACGAACGACTGTTCTATCGGCCTACCGTGCTCGGGGGCGTGCGGCCCGGCATGCGCGTGTTCGAGGAGGAGGTCTTCGGGCCGGTGGCGAACATCATCGTTTTCCACAGTGACGACGAAGCGGTGGAACTGGCCAACAACAGTCAGGGCGGGCTGTCGGCCGGCGTTATCTCCGCGTCGGTCGGGCGCGCCATGGCGCTCGGGCAGCGCTTGCGCGTCGGAATGGTTCACATCAACGACCAGACCGTCAACGACGACTGCGTGAACCCGTTCGGTGGCCCCGGCATTGCCGGCAACGGCACGAGCGTGGGCGGCCCGGCCGACTGGGAGGAGTACACGCAGTGGCAATGGACCACCGTCAAGGCACGCGCGCCGCAGTATCCGTTGTGA
- a CDS encoding expansin EXLX1 family cellulose-binding protein, which translates to MTRCESTNTAQACGACIEVTNLNTQQSVVVRVDNSCPGCAAGNVDLSQEAFALISPIGAGQIPISWKYVSCAPPTMKLYFKEGSSQWWTAVQVRDHRNPVASLAYRASGSTGAYIPLERQTYNYFLAPSGMGPGPYDLQITDVFGQTITATGVALAVTTEIDLGQQFPALLPSADGSSSGSSGGSGDSGSTATQPATASVSVANDWGQGYCSNVTVTNPNTVPLTWTVSFASAGTIYTSWNATLSQSGGTVTASGVAWNQVLQAGANTSFGFCANR; encoded by the coding sequence ATAACCCGCTGCGAGTCGACGAATACCGCGCAGGCATGCGGTGCCTGCATCGAGGTAACCAACCTCAATACTCAGCAGTCAGTGGTCGTGCGCGTGGACAACAGTTGCCCCGGATGCGCGGCCGGCAACGTCGACCTGTCGCAGGAGGCCTTCGCCCTGATCTCGCCGATCGGCGCAGGCCAAATTCCTATCAGTTGGAAGTACGTCTCCTGCGCGCCGCCGACCATGAAGCTGTATTTCAAGGAAGGCTCCTCCCAGTGGTGGACCGCGGTGCAGGTGCGCGATCACCGCAATCCCGTCGCGTCTTTGGCTTACCGGGCGAGTGGCAGCACCGGTGCCTACATCCCGCTCGAGCGGCAGACGTACAACTATTTCCTGGCGCCCAGCGGAATGGGACCGGGCCCCTACGACCTGCAGATCACCGATGTGTTCGGCCAAACCATCACCGCCACCGGCGTGGCGCTGGCCGTCACCACCGAGATCGATTTGGGGCAGCAGTTCCCGGCACTGCTGCCGTCCGCCGACGGCAGCAGCAGCGGTTCGTCCGGTGGAAGCGGCGATAGCGGAAGCACGGCAACCCAGCCGGCCACGGCGAGCGTTTCCGTGGCGAACGACTGGGGCCAAGGCTATTGCAGCAATGTGACGGTGACGAATCCAAATACCGTTCCCCTGACCTGGACCGTCTCGTTCGCCAGCGCCGGAACGATTTACACCTCGTGGAATGCCACCCTGTCGCAAAGCGGTGGCACGGTGACAGCCAGTGGGGTGGCATGGAATCAGGTGCTGCAGGCAGGCGCCAATACTTCGTTCGGCTTTTGCGCCAATCGATGA